The Coffea arabica cultivar ET-39 chromosome 9e, Coffea Arabica ET-39 HiFi, whole genome shotgun sequence genome has a window encoding:
- the LOC113710051 gene encoding uncharacterized protein — protein sequence MPVAKLLVKYVNVNAKNQEGLTALDISNTKPPIQVNARMKKILLRAGASKASRLHQLPTLAEMLGSPEALIEKIFQINAYLDEGLSGEMRNSMLAAAILIATSAYQSVLSPPGGVHQGDTNTFTNSMATSNQPAVEPGEVVMRATKFYPFLLGNSLAFGASLGIVFLLLPTTGYGVLHIALVLLMLGYIYSALTISPATPTAVCFVFAGFLLFTLIVAVRMVWKLLQRFPSASWETIGSVYFPNRD from the exons ATGCCG GTTGCCAAATTGCTGGTTAAATATGTCAATGTTAACGCAAAGAACCAAGAAGGCCTGACAGCCCTTGATATATCCAACACTAAACCTCCAATCCAAGTGAACGCAAGGATGAAGAAGATTTTACTTAGGGCAGGAGCTTCAAAAGCTTCACGGCTTCATCAACTTCCCACTTTAGCAGAAATGTTGGGGTCACCAGAGGCACTGATtgagaaaatatttcaaatcaacGCTTATTTGGACGAAGGCTTATCAGGTGAAATGCGCAATTCCATGTTGGCTGCGGCAATACTAATAGCCACGTCAGCATATCAATCAGTCCTCAGCCCTCCAGGAGGAGTCCACCAAGGTGACACCAACACATTTACTAACTCCATGGCCACCTCAAATCAACCAGCGGTGGAGCCTGGAGAAGTGGTGATGCGAGCCACTAAGTTTTATCCATTCTTGTTGGGGAATTCATTGGCATTTGGTGCTTCATTGGGCATTGTCTTTTTGCTGCTACCAACAACTGGTTACGGTGTGCTGCACATTGCTTTGGTCCTTCTGATGCTAGGATACATCTACTCTGCACTAACAATATCACCTGCAACTCCAACTGCGGTGTGCTTCGTGTTTGCGGGCTTCCTGTTGTTCACTTTGATTGTGGCCGTCAGGATGGTGTGGAAACTATTGCAGAGATTTCCATCAGCTTCTTGGGAGACTATTGGTAGCGTCTACTTTCCCAACCGGGACTAA